A stretch of Haladaptatus cibarius D43 DNA encodes these proteins:
- a CDS encoding SLC13 family permease, whose product MLQVGVAGVTTDMLVVFAVVFLALILFATELLPVDVTAILIMVTLIVLEPWTGIDPETGISGFANEATITVLAMLILSSGVSQTGVVQLLGSKLANFAGTDLKKQLFATIGVAGPASGFVNNTPVVAILVPVITDLAHEGKTSPSKLLIPLSYASMLGGMLTLIGTSTNILASNVAGRLAATTPDPRLHSFSMFEFTQLGVIVLVTGSLYLLFVGHRLLPERVPPEEDYIEEYEMGEYLTEVVVNEGSPLVGKTVNEAIDAEIFDADIVQIVRDDETFIEPIAQKTIRADDVLKLRTDRSTLGSLVTLDYLTLVGTPTDETFDPGEEQTLVEVVIPSGSELVGETLSSSTFRERYNATVLAFRSRGELIRERLDRVRIRVGDTLLMQASGDSIDRLAANRDFIVAHQVSDPDYRTEKIPAALAIITGVVLVAALGIYPILVSALAGVVAMVVTGVLKAHELYDSVEWNVIFLLAGVIPLGIALESSGGAELLGVLVATSADFLPVIAVLWVFYIATGLITEVISNNASVVVMIPVAVEAALRIDANPFAFVLAVTFAASTSFLGPVGYQTNLFVYGPGGYKFTDYFRIGAPLQLLLSVVTVLGIAAFWPL is encoded by the coding sequence ATGTTGCAGGTCGGGGTTGCCGGAGTGACGACTGACATGCTGGTAGTGTTCGCCGTCGTCTTTCTCGCGCTCATTCTGTTCGCAACCGAACTCCTTCCTGTCGATGTGACCGCAATTCTGATAATGGTCACACTAATCGTCCTCGAACCGTGGACGGGCATCGACCCGGAAACGGGGATTTCCGGCTTTGCCAACGAGGCGACGATTACCGTGCTTGCCATGCTTATCCTGAGTTCCGGGGTGAGCCAAACCGGGGTCGTCCAACTGCTCGGAAGCAAGTTGGCGAATTTCGCTGGCACCGACCTCAAAAAGCAGTTGTTCGCCACGATTGGCGTGGCGGGGCCAGCCTCGGGGTTCGTGAACAACACACCAGTTGTTGCAATCTTGGTTCCCGTCATCACCGACCTCGCTCACGAAGGGAAAACCTCGCCCTCGAAACTGCTGATTCCGCTCTCCTACGCCTCCATGCTCGGCGGGATGCTCACCCTCATCGGCACCTCCACGAACATCCTCGCCAGCAACGTCGCGGGGCGGTTGGCCGCGACGACGCCCGACCCGCGACTCCACTCGTTTTCGATGTTCGAGTTCACCCAGCTCGGCGTCATCGTCCTCGTTACGGGGAGTCTGTACTTGCTGTTCGTCGGCCATCGACTCCTGCCGGAGCGCGTCCCGCCGGAAGAAGATTACATCGAGGAGTACGAAATGGGGGAGTATCTGACCGAAGTGGTCGTCAACGAGGGGTCGCCGCTCGTCGGGAAGACCGTCAACGAAGCCATCGACGCAGAGATTTTCGACGCCGACATCGTCCAAATCGTCCGCGACGACGAGACGTTCATCGAACCCATCGCCCAGAAGACGATTCGCGCGGACGACGTGTTGAAACTTCGAACCGATCGCTCCACCCTCGGGTCGCTGGTGACGCTCGATTATTTGACGTTGGTCGGCACGCCGACGGACGAAACGTTCGACCCCGGTGAGGAACAGACGCTTGTCGAAGTCGTGATTCCGTCCGGTTCGGAACTCGTCGGCGAAACGCTTTCGAGTTCGACGTTTCGCGAACGCTACAACGCGACCGTCCTCGCGTTTCGAAGCCGCGGCGAACTTATCCGCGAGCGCCTCGACCGAGTTCGGATTCGCGTCGGCGACACCCTCCTCATGCAAGCCTCCGGGGACAGCATCGACCGCCTCGCCGCGAATCGGGATTTCATCGTCGCCCATCAGGTGTCCGACCCAGACTACCGAACCGAGAAAATTCCGGCGGCCCTCGCCATCATCACGGGCGTCGTCCTCGTCGCCGCGCTCGGCATCTACCCGATTCTCGTCAGCGCCCTCGCAGGCGTCGTTGCGATGGTCGTAACCGGCGTGCTGAAAGCCCACGAACTGTACGATTCGGTGGAGTGGAACGTCATCTTCCTCCTTGCGGGTGTCATCCCACTCGGAATCGCCCTCGAATCGTCAGGCGGGGCCGAACTCCTCGGCGTGCTGGTTGCGACCAGCGCGGATTTCCTCCCCGTCATCGCCGTCCTGTGGGTGTTTTATATCGCAACCGGCCTCATCACCGAGGTCATCAGCAACAACGCCAGCGTCGTCGTGATGATTCCCGTCGCCGTCGAAGCGGCGCTCCGCATCGACGCGAACCCCTTCGCGTTCGTCCTTGCAGTGACGTTCGCCGCCTCCACGTCGTTCCTCGGGCCGGTGGGCTACCAGACGAATCTGTTCGTCTACGGGCCGGGCGGGTACAAATTCACGGACTACTTCCGAATCGGCGCGCCGCTCCAACTGCTCCTGTCGGTCGTGACGGTGCTCGGAATCGCCGCGTTTTGGCCGCTCTGA